From Halotia branconii CENA392, the proteins below share one genomic window:
- the dpdA gene encoding tRNA-guanine transglycosylase DpdA — MIKSIPTKTLVSNSTISRLRTLIITSCTGKKLYNPTNQLTIEDFKDTERLRERTQSLLEFSCPSVQMYTGLQHLRLMEGVDILRSRFGREVVDVKIISAAYGLISEDKVIVPYTVTFNSMKNDEISSWANFIGIHKDFQEAVIGYDLVFVLLGDKYIRVLNLPIKTNPKQTFIFLASNKSRNLVVLGDANFELFTFSNADASRFGCALVGLKGQLLKLIATEIRQKPNLLSEIYNNPKILDKLLNNQPQKLELPLGISVATAKKSNIKNKKPKRAITDLDEFLNLPRAVNTHFRMKYFIPEWDDKVDIGYNFLLDESSLNRNAYRDDVYAHEIYSQPNYDGILVSKVVVDKIKNKRADIEKLGGIRNFVRFPGEIMGDCGAFGYIKLEAPPYNTVEILDYYQKLKFDYGVSIDYLIVGTFAEPGVREKRYDLTLQNAEEFISKHQKIGYTFTPIGVAQGWNPETYADAVKKLVEMGYDYIAIGGVARTPTIEILEILKEVYQHLTPNTRLHLFGVGRIDALPYFRHLGVTSFDSASPLRKAWFDAVENYHT; from the coding sequence ATGATTAAATCTATTCCAACAAAAACCTTGGTTTCAAATAGCACAATTTCACGCCTTCGTACACTAATTATTACTTCTTGTACTGGAAAAAAGCTTTATAACCCAACAAATCAGCTAACAATAGAGGATTTTAAAGACACAGAGAGATTAAGAGAACGCACACAATCACTTTTAGAATTCTCTTGTCCGTCTGTCCAGATGTACACAGGGCTGCAACATCTACGGCTAATGGAGGGGGTGGATATCCTGAGATCGCGCTTTGGAAGAGAAGTGGTAGATGTAAAAATCATTTCAGCAGCTTATGGACTAATCTCTGAAGACAAAGTTATTGTCCCTTATACGGTTACTTTCAACTCAATGAAAAATGATGAAATTTCTTCATGGGCAAATTTTATCGGAATACATAAAGATTTCCAGGAAGCAGTTATTGGATATGATTTAGTATTTGTCTTATTAGGAGATAAATACATACGCGTTTTAAACTTACCAATTAAAACTAATCCCAAACAGACTTTTATTTTCTTAGCTTCTAATAAAAGTAGAAATCTTGTGGTTTTAGGAGATGCCAATTTTGAATTGTTCACGTTTTCTAATGCAGATGCATCACGATTTGGCTGTGCTTTAGTAGGATTAAAAGGACAATTACTTAAGTTAATTGCTACTGAAATTAGACAAAAACCTAACTTATTGTCAGAGATATATAACAACCCCAAAATATTAGATAAACTTTTAAATAATCAGCCCCAAAAATTAGAACTTCCTTTAGGGATTTCTGTAGCTACAGCAAAAAAATCAAATATTAAAAATAAAAAACCGAAAAGAGCAATAACAGACTTAGATGAATTTTTGAATTTACCAAGAGCAGTTAATACACATTTTAGAATGAAATATTTCATTCCAGAATGGGATGATAAGGTAGATATTGGATATAATTTTTTACTAGATGAATCTAGTCTAAATCGAAATGCATATAGAGATGATGTATATGCTCATGAAATATATTCACAGCCTAATTATGACGGTATTCTGGTATCGAAAGTAGTTGTTGATAAGATAAAAAATAAAAGAGCAGATATAGAGAAATTAGGAGGTATCCGTAATTTTGTAAGATTCCCAGGTGAAATTATGGGAGATTGCGGAGCTTTTGGATATATTAAACTCGAAGCACCTCCTTATAATACTGTAGAAATTTTAGATTATTATCAAAAATTAAAATTCGATTATGGAGTAAGTATTGACTATTTAATTGTAGGGACATTTGCCGAGCCTGGAGTTAGAGAGAAGCGATATGATCTGACTTTGCAAAATGCAGAGGAATTTATATCTAAACATCAAAAAATTGGATATACTTTTACTCCTATTGGTGTAGCTCAAGGTTGGAACCCTGAAACTTACGCTGATGCAGTAAAAAAACTAGTTGAAATGGGATATGACTATATCGCTATAGGGGGAGTTGCCAGAACCCCAACTATAGAAATTCTAGAAATATTGAAAGAAGTTTATCAACATTTAACACCGAACACCAGATTACATTTATTTGGCGTAGGGCGTATTGATGCTCTTCCTTATTTCCGCCATTTGGGAGTAACCAGTTTTGATTCAGCAAGTCCATTACGTAAAGCTTGGTTTGATGCAGTAGAAAACTATCATACTTGA
- a CDS encoding 6-pyruvoyl trahydropterin synthase family protein, which yields MAQVNSDVSAWFRWERKQRIAMTYLPHLYETTAEMIAKYIYDVTKKQVPSDLQLKVAVSETPNSWVEYEDD from the coding sequence GTGGCACAAGTAAATTCTGATGTAAGTGCTTGGTTCAGATGGGAACGCAAGCAAAGGATTGCAATGACTTACTTGCCTCATTTGTACGAAACGACAGCGGAGATGATTGCCAAATACATTTATGACGTAACTAAGAAGCAAGTACCATCTGATTTGCAGCTAAAGGTTGCAGTGTCAGAAACTCCTAATTCTTGGGTAGAGTATGAAGATGATTAA
- the xisF gene encoding fdxN element excision recombinase XisF yields MKDAGAKHILCDVEKGKKDERLQYQELIQLVEAGKVRKVIITRIDRITRSLPTLRKIVDILQKYDVNLVILDQKLDLSTPQGKLMLNMLGVLAEWEVDLLSERIKRGKEHQRKQVWANGSCPFGLIVIERKYFLDLTPFLCLLTDRPENYRDFYSNAIDENAISDLPHRTVAEIARDCIEIFLQVKGVTPALKKIFEKYGICKTKAKSNGTDKVFHWSKPGFSLWLQNPVLDGHTSYSKYEQSIDGKRRRKPRDQWHIIRNTHLDQRLLRDGEAEEIQHTIQANIQMCGGAFGTTQRQEGYRPYAYQIGLVYCGECGSRCTHKGVYTSSYQYRYYACRHAGVGCKNSKNVLQPDIEEALITTLLEKSQNLTQEQGNTTQVLPFKTERLQQLEGQLAFLEQFPGFNPGAEELKADLKRQIEEEINFFQSQCLKDKTVEEIIRVGNNLGVWRTLSNNEKVQIYRRIVHRIFLRDGQVESIVFKNSPAVKPEN; encoded by the coding sequence TTGAAGGATGCTGGAGCAAAGCATATTCTTTGTGATGTTGAAAAAGGCAAGAAGGACGAACGCCTTCAGTATCAAGAATTAATTCAGCTTGTGGAAGCGGGAAAAGTTCGGAAAGTCATTATTACTCGAATAGATCGCATTACACGCTCTTTACCTACGCTAAGAAAAATTGTTGACATCCTTCAGAAATATGATGTCAACTTGGTGATTCTTGACCAGAAATTAGATTTGAGTACACCGCAAGGTAAACTTATGCTGAATATGCTGGGTGTACTGGCTGAATGGGAAGTAGATTTACTGTCAGAGCGGATAAAACGCGGTAAAGAACACCAACGAAAACAAGTTTGGGCTAATGGTTCTTGTCCGTTTGGTTTGATTGTGATTGAACGCAAATATTTTTTGGATTTAACTCCTTTTCTCTGTTTATTGACTGACAGACCCGAAAACTATCGAGATTTTTACTCTAATGCCATAGATGAAAATGCAATTTCCGATTTACCTCATCGAACAGTAGCTGAAATTGCCAGGGACTGTATTGAAATTTTTCTCCAAGTAAAAGGTGTAACTCCTGCACTCAAGAAAATTTTTGAAAAATATGGGATTTGCAAGACTAAAGCGAAGTCTAATGGCACAGACAAAGTTTTTCACTGGAGTAAACCAGGTTTTTCGCTGTGGCTTCAAAATCCCGTTCTGGATGGACATACTAGCTATAGCAAGTACGAGCAATCTATTGATGGTAAAAGAAGGCGCAAGCCCCGTGACCAGTGGCATATTATACGCAACACCCATCTTGACCAACGGCTTTTAAGGGATGGGGAAGCTGAAGAAATTCAGCATACCATTCAAGCCAACATTCAAATGTGCGGCGGAGCGTTTGGAACTACGCAACGTCAAGAAGGATATCGCCCCTATGCTTATCAAATTGGGTTAGTTTATTGCGGGGAATGTGGTTCTCGGTGTACTCATAAGGGAGTGTATACTTCCTCTTATCAGTATCGATACTATGCTTGCCGACACGCTGGTGTTGGTTGCAAGAACTCTAAAAACGTTCTACAACCTGACATTGAGGAAGCACTGATTACAACATTATTGGAAAAATCTCAAAATCTGACTCAGGAGCAGGGCAATACCACCCAGGTGCTTCCTTTTAAAACTGAGCGGTTGCAACAACTGGAGGGACAGCTTGCCTTTCTAGAGCAGTTTCCGGGATTTAACCCTGGTGCGGAAGAACTCAAGGCAGATTTAAAACGCCAAATTGAGGAGGAAATCAATTTCTTTCAATCACAATGCCTTAAGGACAAGACTGTTGAGGAAATTATTCGAGTAGGGAACAACTTGGGTGTTTGGAGAACGCTGTCTAATAATGAGAAGGTTCAGATATACCGCCGCATCGTACACAGGATTTTTCTTCGTGATGGTCAAGTTGAATCCATTGTGTTTAAAAATTCTCCTGCTGTAAAACCGGAGAATTAA
- a CDS encoding Arm DNA-binding domain-containing protein, translating to MESQKSQSIAPRRSVQIKNSNGSLQLVFSHPIITPTGELKTKRFYLSTGQYDTPLGRHQASTLAAKIQRDIDYGEFDASLVKYKPAASLTTVTPITSVPPSATPQFDLGELWEKYTEFKKPQVSPSTYA from the coding sequence ATGGAATCTCAAAAATCTCAAAGTATTGCCCCTAGGCGTTCAGTGCAGATAAAGAACTCTAACGGCAGTCTCCAATTAGTTTTTTCCCACCCTATTATTACGCCGACGGGAGAGCTAAAAACCAAGCGTTTCTACCTTTCTACGGGACAATATGATACGCCTTTAGGCAGACATCAGGCATCGACTTTAGCGGCAAAAATCCAGAGGGATATTGATTATGGTGAGTTTGATGCCAGTTTGGTTAAGTACAAACCAGCAGCATCATTAACTACTGTTACCCCAATTACCTCAGTTCCACCTTCAGCTACCCCTCAATTTGACTTGGGAGAATTATGGGAAAAATACACTGAGTTTAAAAAACCACAAGTTAGCCCTTCGACTTACGCTTAG
- the lpxD gene encoding UDP-3-O-(3-hydroxymyristoyl)glucosamine N-acyltransferase, whose amino-acid sequence MKFSQILNQLADTTSEHSLNVNQEYDPEITGLTALDEATNGTLSYVEGAKFAFLISTTNASALILPQDNKLQLQAQERGIAWITTSDPRLLFAKAITLFYQPYRPDPEIHPTAVIHPTAKVGSDVYIGPHVVIQQQVEIGNSAIIHPNVVIYPGAIIGDHTTLHANCTIHERTQIGADCVIHSGTVIGAEGFGFVPTRTGWFKIEQSGRTVIEDSVEIGSNSAIDRPTVGETRVGRNTIIDNLVQIGHGCHIGSGCAIAGQAGMAGGVKLGNRVILAGQSGIANQVKIGDGAIASAKAGIHHDVAPGEIVSGMPAVSHKLYLKASAIYNRLPEMYQTLKQLQRKFNND is encoded by the coding sequence ATGAAATTTAGCCAAATTTTGAACCAACTTGCTGACACCACTAGTGAACATAGCCTGAATGTAAATCAAGAATACGATCCGGAAATTACAGGATTAACTGCTTTAGACGAAGCTACAAATGGTACTCTTAGCTACGTAGAAGGAGCAAAATTTGCATTTCTTATAAGTACAACAAATGCTAGTGCTTTAATCTTGCCCCAAGACAACAAATTACAATTACAAGCACAAGAAAGAGGTATTGCTTGGATAACCACCTCAGATCCGCGGCTGCTGTTTGCGAAAGCTATTACTTTATTCTACCAACCATATCGCCCTGACCCAGAAATACATCCCACGGCTGTCATTCATCCCACAGCAAAGGTTGGTAGTGATGTTTATATTGGTCCTCATGTTGTAATTCAGCAACAGGTGGAAATTGGCAATAGTGCAATTATTCATCCTAACGTAGTGATTTATCCAGGCGCGATAATAGGCGATCACACTACCTTACACGCTAACTGTACCATCCACGAACGCACCCAAATTGGTGCAGATTGTGTAATTCATAGTGGAACTGTCATTGGTGCAGAAGGTTTTGGTTTTGTACCTACCCGTACAGGCTGGTTCAAAATTGAACAATCTGGTCGTACCGTGATCGAAGATAGTGTAGAAATTGGCAGCAATAGTGCCATTGATCGCCCCACTGTAGGCGAAACACGGGTAGGTCGCAACACCATAATTGATAACTTAGTCCAAATAGGTCATGGTTGTCACATCGGTTCTGGCTGTGCGATCGCAGGTCAAGCCGGCATGGCAGGAGGCGTAAAATTAGGAAATCGCGTAATTTTGGCAGGACAATCAGGAATTGCGAATCAGGTGAAAATCGGCGACGGAGCGATCGCTTCTGCTAAAGCCGGAATCCATCATGATGTCGCACCAGGAGAAATTGTTTCTGGGATGCCAGCAGTTAGCCATAAACTATATCTTAAGGCATCTGCTATCTATAACCGCTTGCCAGAAATGTATCAAACTTTAAAACAATTGCAACGCAAATTTAATAATGATTAA
- a CDS encoding HNH endonuclease, whose amino-acid sequence MFRSDEYKNLQLLHKHCHDAKTTKDGLVGGGNCQPPKSPKSRMR is encoded by the coding sequence TTGTTTCGTTCAGATGAATACAAAAATCTCCAACTTCTACACAAGCATTGCCATGATGCTAAAACAACCAAAGATGGTTTGGTTGGAGGTGGTAACTGTCAACCACCTAAGTCACCGAAAAGCCGGATGAGGTGA
- a CDS encoding CoB--CoM heterodisulfide reductase iron-sulfur subunit B family protein, protein MLSHSLKYAYFPGCVAQGACRELYLSTQALTKALGIQLIELKKAACCGSGTFKEDSQLLEDTVNARNIALAEELNLPLLTHCSTCQGVIGHVDERLKECQKTNPAYIEQVNGLLHKESCLPYCGSTEVKHLLYALVKDYGLEEIFQRVTRKLTGLKCAAFYGCYLLRAQKSMPDDDPFHPEAMENIFRAVGATPIYYRGRTQCCGWPLSSYATTQSFKMAGMHIQDALAAGADCIVTPCPLCHLNLDSRQPEVEKVIEQRLGLPILHLPQLIALALGVSPKELGLERHIVSTKPVLEKLGF, encoded by the coding sequence ATGCTATCTCACTCACTAAAATACGCTTACTTTCCTGGTTGTGTTGCCCAAGGAGCTTGCAGGGAACTTTACTTGTCAACTCAAGCCCTCACTAAAGCATTGGGTATTCAATTAATTGAACTCAAAAAAGCTGCTTGCTGCGGTTCTGGTACGTTTAAAGAAGATTCTCAATTATTGGAAGATACTGTTAATGCGAGAAATATTGCCTTAGCAGAAGAGTTAAATTTACCTTTACTAACTCATTGCAGCACCTGTCAAGGTGTGATTGGTCATGTGGATGAACGCTTGAAGGAATGCCAAAAGACTAACCCCGCCTACATTGAGCAGGTAAATGGCTTATTACATAAAGAAAGCTGTTTACCTTATTGCGGTAGTACCGAAGTTAAACATCTGCTTTATGCTTTAGTTAAAGATTATGGTTTAGAAGAAATTTTTCAACGTGTCACGCGTAAATTGACTGGATTAAAATGTGCAGCTTTTTATGGCTGTTATCTCCTCCGCGCTCAAAAGTCTATGCCTGACGATGACCCTTTTCACCCAGAAGCAATGGAAAATATATTTCGTGCAGTGGGTGCAACGCCAATTTATTACCGCGGTCGTACCCAATGCTGCGGTTGGCCGCTTTCTAGTTACGCTACTACCCAGTCTTTCAAGATGGCGGGGATGCATATTCAAGATGCTTTAGCAGCTGGTGCTGATTGTATAGTTACTCCTTGTCCTCTATGCCATCTGAATTTAGATTCACGTCAGCCGGAGGTAGAAAAGGTGATTGAGCAGAGGCTAGGTTTACCAATATTGCATTTACCTCAGTTAATTGCTTTGGCGTTAGGAGTTAGCCCCAAAGAACTGGGCTTAGAACGTCATATTGTTTCCACAAAACCAGTATTGGAGAAATTAGGATTTTAG
- the acpP gene encoding acyl carrier protein produces the protein MSQTETEIFAKVKKIVADQLSVEAETITPKSNFANDLGADSLDTVELVMALEEEFDIEIPDEAAEKITTVQEAVDYINNKVAASA, from the coding sequence ATGAGCCAAACAGAAACAGAAATTTTTGCAAAAGTCAAGAAGATCGTCGCCGATCAACTCAGTGTTGAAGCTGAAACAATCACACCTAAATCCAATTTTGCCAACGATCTAGGGGCAGATTCCTTAGATACTGTTGAATTAGTCATGGCTTTGGAAGAAGAATTTGATATCGAAATTCCTGATGAAGCCGCCGAAAAAATTACAACAGTTCAAGAAGCCGTGGATTACATCAACAACAAAGTTGCTGCATCCGCCTAA
- the fabF gene encoding beta-ketoacyl-ACP synthase II, with protein sequence MTDYKRKRVVVTGIGAITPIGNTPAEYWEGLLSGRNGIDKITSFDASGHDCHIAGEVKNFDPHEYMDRKEAKRMDRFAQFGVSAAKQAVSDSKLVINELNAEQVGVIIGSGIGGIKVLEDQQTIYLNRGPDRCSPFMIPMMIANMAAGLTAIHTGAKGPNTCAVTACAAGSNAIGDAFRLIQGGYAQAMICGGCEAAVTPLSVAGFAAARALSTRNDDPAHACRPFDRDRDGFVMGEGAGILILEELQYAISRGAHIYAEMIGYGMTCDAYHITSPVPGGEGAARAIRLAMKDAGITPEQISYINAHGTSTPANDSTETAAMKTALGEHAYKVAISSTKSMTGHLLGGSGGIEAVATVLAIANDQIPPTLNLENPDPECDLDYVPHHSRAQEVAVALSNSFGFGGHNVTLAFKKYP encoded by the coding sequence ATGACAGATTATAAACGTAAGCGCGTTGTTGTAACTGGTATTGGCGCGATTACACCTATTGGTAACACACCCGCAGAATATTGGGAAGGATTATTAAGTGGGCGTAATGGCATTGATAAGATCACCTCGTTTGATGCATCTGGCCACGATTGTCACATTGCTGGTGAGGTGAAAAACTTCGATCCTCATGAATACATGGATCGCAAAGAAGCTAAGCGTATGGATCGATTTGCCCAATTTGGGGTATCAGCTGCCAAACAAGCCGTATCGGACTCGAAATTAGTCATTAATGAACTGAACGCCGAACAGGTAGGGGTAATAATTGGTTCTGGGATTGGCGGTATTAAGGTTTTAGAAGACCAGCAAACAATCTATTTAAACCGTGGGCCTGATCGCTGTAGCCCATTCATGATTCCGATGATGATTGCTAATATGGCAGCTGGGTTAACAGCGATTCATACTGGTGCTAAAGGGCCAAATACCTGCGCTGTAACTGCCTGTGCCGCTGGTTCCAACGCCATCGGAGATGCTTTTCGCTTAATTCAAGGAGGCTATGCCCAAGCGATGATTTGCGGAGGGTGCGAAGCGGCAGTTACACCCTTGTCTGTGGCAGGATTTGCCGCAGCCAGAGCGCTTTCAACTCGCAATGATGACCCGGCTCATGCTTGCCGTCCCTTTGACCGCGATCGCGATGGCTTTGTCATGGGTGAAGGTGCAGGAATTTTGATTTTAGAAGAACTCCAATATGCCATTAGTCGCGGCGCTCATATTTATGCGGAAATGATCGGTTATGGCATGACTTGTGATGCTTACCATATCACCTCCCCAGTTCCCGGTGGAGAAGGAGCCGCCAGAGCTATACGATTAGCCATGAAGGATGCAGGCATCACTCCAGAACAAATTAGCTATATCAACGCTCATGGCACTAGTACCCCAGCGAATGATTCAACTGAAACTGCCGCAATGAAAACAGCTTTGGGTGAACATGCTTATAAAGTAGCTATTAGCTCCACAAAATCCATGACTGGTCATTTGTTGGGTGGTTCTGGTGGTATCGAGGCAGTCGCCACTGTATTGGCGATCGCTAACGATCAAATTCCTCCAACTTTGAACCTCGAAAATCCTGATCCAGAATGTGATCTAGATTACGTTCCTCATCATAGTCGCGCTCAAGAAGTTGCAGTAGCACTATCCAATTCTTTTGGATTTGGTGGTCATAATGTCACCTTAGCTTTTAAAAAATACCCCTAA
- the tkt gene encoding transketolase, whose translation MAVATQSLEELCINSIRFLAVDAVEKAKSGHPGLPMGAAPMAFVLWDRFMRYNPKNPKWFNRDRFILSAGHGSMLLYALLYLTGFDSVSMEDIKQFRQWESKTPGHPENFMTEGVEVTTGPLGQGIANGVGLAIAEAHLAAKFNKPDAKIVDHYTYVILGDGCNMEGVSGEACSFAGHLGLGKLIALYDDNHISIDGSTDVAFTEDVSKRFEAYGWHVLHVKNGNTDLAAIEQAINEAKAVTDKPTMIKVTTTIGYGAPNKQNTAGIHGSALGTDEVALTRHNLKWEHEPFAVPQDALDHTRKAVERGASYEAEWNKAFDAYKSKYPQEAAELERYISGKLPDGWDQVLPTYTAEDKGLPTRKHSETCLNKLAAVLPELIGGSADLTHSNLTEVKGKGDFQKGQYENPNIHFGVREHGMGAICNGIALHGSGLIPYGATFLIFTDYMRASIRLSALSQAGVIWVMTHDSIGQGEDGPTHQPIETLASLRAIPNLTVIRPADGNECSGAYKVAIEKAKQNDPTLLAFTRQAVPNLAGTSVENVAKGGYTVMDSQGTPDIILIGTGSELNLCVTAAEKLTSEGKKVRVVSMPSTDLFDAQDAAYKESVLPKAVTKRLSVEAAASFGWHKYVGTEGDTVSIDRFGASAPGGVCMEKFGFSVDNVLAKAKQLLG comes from the coding sequence ATGGCTGTTGCAACCCAATCCCTCGAAGAACTTTGTATTAACTCGATTCGCTTTTTGGCTGTTGATGCCGTAGAAAAAGCCAAATCGGGACACCCAGGACTGCCGATGGGCGCGGCTCCGATGGCTTTCGTACTTTGGGATCGCTTTATGCGATATAACCCCAAAAATCCCAAATGGTTCAACCGCGATCGCTTTATCTTGTCTGCTGGTCATGGCTCGATGTTGCTGTATGCCCTGCTTTATTTGACAGGCTTTGACAGCGTGAGTATGGAAGATATTAAGCAGTTCCGTCAGTGGGAATCCAAAACCCCAGGACACCCCGAAAACTTTATGACCGAAGGCGTGGAAGTTACCACAGGCCCACTAGGTCAAGGAATTGCCAATGGAGTCGGTTTAGCGATCGCAGAAGCGCACCTTGCCGCCAAATTTAACAAACCCGATGCCAAAATTGTTGACCATTACACCTACGTAATTTTAGGTGATGGTTGCAACATGGAAGGAGTTTCCGGTGAAGCTTGTTCTTTTGCAGGGCATTTGGGACTAGGCAAATTAATTGCTTTGTACGACGACAACCACATATCTATCGATGGTTCTACAGATGTAGCATTCACCGAAGATGTTTCTAAACGTTTTGAAGCTTATGGTTGGCACGTCCTACACGTTAAAAACGGTAATACCGATTTAGCAGCGATTGAACAAGCAATCAACGAAGCTAAAGCTGTCACCGATAAACCGACCATGATTAAGGTGACAACCACAATTGGTTATGGTGCTCCCAACAAACAAAATACTGCTGGTATTCACGGTTCTGCTTTGGGTACTGACGAAGTAGCTTTAACTCGGCACAACCTGAAGTGGGAACACGAACCTTTCGCAGTACCCCAAGACGCTCTTGACCATACACGTAAAGCAGTTGAGCGCGGTGCTAGCTACGAAGCCGAATGGAACAAAGCCTTTGATGCTTACAAAAGTAAATATCCCCAAGAAGCTGCTGAATTGGAACGTTACATTAGCGGTAAACTTCCTGACGGTTGGGATCAAGTGCTACCCACCTACACCGCAGAAGACAAAGGATTACCTACCCGTAAGCACTCGGAAACCTGCCTCAACAAATTAGCGGCAGTTTTACCGGAATTAATTGGTGGTTCGGCTGACTTGACTCATTCCAACCTCACCGAAGTCAAAGGTAAAGGCGACTTCCAAAAAGGACAATACGAAAACCCCAATATCCACTTTGGTGTGCGGGAACATGGTATGGGCGCAATCTGTAACGGAATTGCACTGCATGGTTCGGGATTAATTCCCTACGGCGCTACCTTTTTGATTTTCACAGACTACATGCGTGCTTCCATCCGCTTATCCGCCCTGTCACAAGCCGGCGTGATTTGGGTGATGACTCACGACTCAATTGGGCAAGGTGAAGATGGCCCCACACACCAACCAATTGAAACTTTAGCTTCCCTGCGAGCCATTCCTAATCTCACAGTGATTCGTCCTGCCGACGGCAACGAATGTTCTGGTGCTTACAAAGTGGCGATTGAGAAAGCTAAGCAAAACGATCCGACTTTGTTGGCCTTTACCCGTCAAGCTGTGCCAAATTTGGCAGGTACGTCGGTTGAGAATGTAGCCAAGGGTGGATACACGGTAATGGATAGCCAAGGTACACCCGATATCATCTTGATTGGTACTGGTTCAGAATTAAACCTTTGTGTTACCGCAGCTGAAAAACTGACCAGCGAAGGTAAAAAAGTCCGCGTTGTCTCTATGCCTTCAACCGATTTATTTGATGCCCAGGATGCAGCTTACAAAGAGTCCGTTCTGCCTAAGGCTGTCACCAAGCGGTTGTCTGTAGAAGCTGCTGCTAGTTTTGGCTGGCACAAGTATGTGGGTACTGAAGGCGATACCGTTAGTATTGATCGCTTCGGTGCTTCGGCTCCCGGCGGTGTATGTATGGAGAAGTTTGGCTTCAGTGTTGATAATGTGTTAGCTAAAGCTAAACAATTGTTGGGTTAA
- a CDS encoding class I SAM-dependent methyltransferase, with the protein MVIRQKTIWENFLSPVVRFFIDEEKLQRYADSIDWKKESDRLWRNDVIIPDYYSSRNFHGIEGGYLNFGAAVSYDPITQYVLPPNETVVRQALIDAVKVKPRRILDLGCGTGSTTLMLKQAFPQAEVIGLDLSPYMLVRAADKARTANLDIIWRHGNAEKTSYQDTCFDLVTASLLFHETPTVVSQTILRESFRLLVAGGQVLILDGNQNTLRSLDWLNNVFEEPYIRDYAAGNLDANMGAAGFEAVQTQDVWWINQVTSGIKPIPVTNTATQKQVRQYTPTSIDNNDLEDLGSPVFGIKA; encoded by the coding sequence ATGGTAATTCGTCAAAAGACAATTTGGGAAAATTTTCTATCTCCGGTAGTACGTTTTTTCATTGACGAGGAAAAGTTACAACGTTACGCCGATAGTATTGATTGGAAAAAAGAAAGCGATCGCTTGTGGCGAAATGATGTGATAATTCCTGATTATTACAGTAGCCGAAACTTTCACGGGATTGAAGGCGGATATCTCAACTTTGGTGCAGCAGTTTCCTATGATCCGATTACTCAATACGTTCTACCACCTAATGAAACTGTAGTACGTCAAGCTTTAATTGATGCTGTTAAGGTCAAACCCCGGCGCATATTAGATTTAGGCTGTGGTACGGGTTCCACAACTTTGATGTTAAAGCAAGCCTTCCCTCAAGCAGAAGTCATTGGTTTGGACTTATCACCATACATGTTGGTAAGAGCAGCAGATAAGGCTAGAACTGCTAATTTAGATATAATCTGGCGACACGGAAATGCAGAAAAAACCAGCTATCAAGACACTTGTTTTGATTTAGTCACAGCTTCTTTGCTATTTCATGAAACACCAACTGTAGTATCCCAAACAATTTTGCGCGAAAGCTTCCGGTTGCTGGTAGCTGGTGGACAAGTATTGATTTTAGATGGTAATCAAAATACTCTACGTTCGTTAGATTGGCTCAATAATGTTTTTGAGGAGCCATATATTCGTGATTATGCTGCTGGAAACCTAGATGCGAATATGGGTGCAGCGGGGTTTGAAGCAGTGCAAACTCAAGATGTATGGTGGATTAATCAGGTAACTAGCGGTATTAAACCTATTCCTGTAACAAATACAGCTACTCAAAAGCAAGTACGGCAGTATACGCCGACATCAATAGATAATAATGATTTGGAGGACTTAGGATCTCCAGTTTTTGGCATAAAGGCATGA